A genomic stretch from Natronincola ferrireducens includes:
- a CDS encoding LysR family transcriptional regulator, which translates to MNLQYLKAFYVTVKVNSISKAAKVLHLTQPGLSMQIQSLEKDLQVSLLNRSNKGVELTEAGKIVFDYANTILSLQENIERDLLNLNSDKKQLLIGSCKAVGEYALPCSIYIYKQDNKDVNIHLEISNTKDVIENLLDRTINLGIVHGCYNCMNTNQLTIEKITNNSLLLVTSLPLMKNTITLKELDHIPLIFREGGSGTRQCILDTLETHGISVDDLNIIYELNSMEAIKSSVIAGKGISFIPELSIKRELKDGILKKIDVEGLEVISDFYVVYRKDHVLSPHEMEFIKFIKSSKRGFC; encoded by the coding sequence ATGAATCTTCAGTATCTAAAGGCTTTTTATGTAACTGTAAAGGTAAATAGCATATCAAAGGCTGCAAAGGTTCTCCACTTGACACAACCTGGCTTAAGTATGCAGATACAGTCTCTTGAAAAAGATCTGCAGGTTAGTTTACTGAATCGTAGCAATAAAGGTGTAGAATTGACAGAAGCCGGTAAGATTGTGTTTGATTATGCCAACACAATTCTATCCCTTCAAGAAAACATTGAAAGGGATCTTTTGAACTTAAACAGTGATAAGAAACAGTTATTGATAGGGTCTTGTAAGGCTGTAGGAGAATATGCTCTACCCTGTAGTATCTATATTTATAAACAGGATAATAAAGATGTAAATATTCACTTGGAAATTAGTAATACAAAAGATGTTATTGAAAATCTTCTTGATAGAACAATTAATCTTGGTATTGTCCATGGATGCTACAATTGTATGAACACTAACCAATTGACTATTGAGAAAATTACCAATAATTCTTTGCTATTAGTAACTTCCCTTCCTTTAATGAAAAATACTATAACCCTTAAGGAGCTTGACCATATACCTCTTATCTTTAGGGAGGGGGGTTCAGGCACAAGGCAATGTATTTTAGATACCCTTGAAACCCATGGAATATCTGTGGATGATCTAAATATTATTTATGAGTTGAATTCAATGGAGGCCATCAAATCCTCTGTTATTGCAGGAAAAGGGATTTCCTTTATTCCAGAATTATCTATAAAAAGAGAATTAAAAGATGGTATTCTGAAAAAAATTGACGTTGAAGGCCTAGAGGTTATTTCTGACTTTTATGTAGTCTATAGAAAGGACCACGTCTTAAGTCCCCATGAAATGGAGTTTATTAAATTTATTAAATCCTCAAAGCGTGGATTTTGTTAA
- a CDS encoding sulfurtransferase, giving the protein MKKNKLWIILLAVVVLVGGGYYGYRQMFGVKKVVVAASEQMDKISEYANPSAFITPLQLKELIDNQEDVVVIGALDPIKGDAPIAGSFTMWRPDYSAAQGVYDFGGMRNTIEETEAILSGYGVTPDTTIVVYASNAHHDAARLWWQFKLLGHEDVRYLDGGLNAWVGAGYPTGGGNPTVEATNYKAPNPSEMLIASFDDVVAALGTDTVIIDTRGAEEEDGSTTLSGAFGPGKIPGAVWIEWTEALNEDTTLKSKNQLQALYGDLEDKKVITYCQSGVRSAHTLLVLTQVLGYEDVMNYDGSWIEWSYEHYENNNPLAQVENGN; this is encoded by the coding sequence GTGAAAAAAAATAAATTATGGATTATTTTATTGGCGGTAGTAGTTCTTGTTGGTGGGGGGTATTATGGCTACAGACAAATGTTTGGTGTTAAAAAAGTGGTAGTTGCTGCATCGGAGCAAATGGATAAAATATCTGAATATGCCAATCCAAGTGCTTTTATTACACCACTACAATTAAAAGAATTAATAGATAACCAAGAGGACGTTGTTGTAATTGGAGCACTGGACCCTATTAAAGGTGATGCGCCAATTGCAGGTTCTTTCACAATGTGGCGACCAGACTATTCAGCGGCACAAGGTGTTTACGATTTTGGAGGTATGAGAAATACCATTGAAGAAACAGAAGCCATTCTTTCTGGCTATGGAGTAACCCCTGATACAACCATTGTTGTATACGCATCTAACGCTCATCATGATGCCGCAAGATTATGGTGGCAGTTTAAGTTATTAGGTCACGAAGATGTTAGATATTTAGATGGTGGATTAAATGCTTGGGTAGGGGCAGGATATCCAACTGGTGGTGGAAATCCAACGGTAGAAGCAACAAACTATAAAGCACCAAATCCTTCAGAAATGTTAATAGCAAGTTTTGATGATGTTGTTGCAGCATTAGGAACAGATACTGTTATTATTGACACCCGAGGTGCTGAAGAAGAAGATGGGAGTACAACCCTAAGTGGTGCTTTTGGACCTGGAAAAATTCCTGGTGCTGTGTGGATTGAATGGACGGAAGCTTTAAATGAAGATACTACGTTAAAATCAAAAAATCAGCTTCAAGCATTATATGGTGATTTAGAGGATAAAAAAGTTATTACCTACTGTCAATCTGGTGTACGTAGTGCCCATACATTACTTGTATTAACCCAAGTATTAGGTTATGAAGATGTAATGAACTACGATGGATCTTGGATTGAGTGGAGCTATGAGCATTATGAAAACAATAATCCTCTAGCTCAAGTAGAAAATGGAAACTAG
- a CDS encoding FAD-dependent oxidoreductase — MMVSTVMNNVVFSEVIIKNAEKIVNDCMGLEDAYCQSRCPMGTEAKKYVNLIAEKKYDEAIKVIREKLFLPNTLGRICAHPCEKDCRRGVEFNQPIAIAALKRFAAEKADDEAIWDITTEKATGKKIAIIGAGPAGAQAAIDLRKKGHTVTIFDKLNVVGGMMRVGIPEYRLPRHIIDYEYSYLNKLGVEFKLGVEVGKDISFKGLTESFDAVLLAHGAHKGNIIPMPGHKAEGVYPATEYLKEISLTRQFPRGGKRVMVIGGGDVAMDCARSSWRIGADVVYQCSLEDLENLPASQEEIHEALEEGVIFNAGWGPTEIFEKEGKVTGIKLEKVKSIFDEEGRFNPQYEGKSKIIEVDTIIMATGQVVEDITEGVLPQTRGGRYEVDKDTLATNMENVFVAGDAAGGFIVVEAMALGRKAAISIDRYLKKQDLKADRSFKFEWFYETKLDIPLPEGTEDRQRLYTNMRQAEERKKDFDQSDLGFTEEQAIEEASRCLACECKLCMKECVMMNDFGSCPKDIVEGLTKEGRMEALLAYSCNACDNCTIVCPHELPMKDIFIGSRKDFVKANKGESPMKGHRAIKVHQLLGFSKIFTTKVRGGKK; from the coding sequence ATGATGGTGAGTACTGTGATGAACAATGTAGTTTTTAGCGAAGTTATTATTAAAAATGCTGAAAAAATAGTAAATGACTGCATGGGACTTGAAGATGCATATTGTCAGAGTAGATGTCCAATGGGTACGGAAGCAAAAAAATATGTTAATTTAATAGCTGAAAAAAAGTATGATGAAGCAATTAAAGTTATTCGTGAAAAGCTATTTTTACCAAATACCTTGGGTAGAATTTGTGCCCATCCATGCGAAAAAGACTGTCGAAGAGGGGTGGAATTTAACCAACCTATTGCCATAGCTGCTCTTAAGCGTTTTGCAGCTGAAAAGGCAGATGATGAGGCTATTTGGGATATAACAACAGAAAAAGCAACGGGAAAAAAAATTGCCATCATTGGGGCTGGTCCTGCAGGGGCCCAAGCTGCCATAGATCTTAGAAAAAAAGGCCATACCGTAACTATTTTTGATAAGTTAAATGTGGTGGGGGGCATGATGAGGGTCGGCATTCCTGAATACAGACTACCTAGACATATTATTGATTATGAATATAGTTACCTTAATAAGCTTGGGGTTGAATTTAAACTTGGTGTAGAAGTAGGCAAGGACATTAGCTTTAAAGGATTGACAGAAAGTTTTGATGCAGTATTATTGGCCCATGGTGCCCACAAGGGAAATATTATACCAATGCCAGGTCATAAAGCAGAGGGGGTATATCCTGCAACCGAATACTTAAAGGAAATAAGTCTTACAAGACAGTTTCCTAGAGGTGGAAAACGAGTAATGGTAATCGGTGGTGGAGATGTTGCTATGGACTGTGCCCGTTCATCATGGAGAATAGGGGCTGATGTAGTTTATCAGTGTTCTTTGGAGGATCTAGAAAATTTACCTGCATCACAAGAAGAAATCCATGAGGCATTAGAAGAAGGAGTAATATTTAATGCTGGATGGGGTCCAACTGAAATTTTTGAGAAAGAGGGTAAAGTAACAGGAATTAAGCTTGAAAAAGTAAAGTCTATCTTTGATGAAGAGGGGCGATTTAATCCTCAATATGAAGGGAAATCAAAAATCATAGAAGTAGATACTATTATTATGGCAACAGGTCAAGTTGTAGAAGACATCACAGAAGGTGTCCTCCCACAAACAAGGGGTGGAAGATATGAAGTAGATAAAGATACCCTTGCTACCAATATGGAGAATGTATTTGTAGCAGGAGATGCAGCTGGTGGATTTATTGTTGTTGAGGCTATGGCGTTAGGAAGGAAAGCAGCCATCAGTATCGACCGATATCTAAAGAAACAGGACCTTAAGGCTGATAGGAGCTTTAAGTTTGAGTGGTTCTACGAAACAAAATTAGATATACCTCTACCAGAAGGTACTGAGGATAGACAAAGATTATACACTAATATGCGCCAGGCAGAAGAACGGAAGAAGGACTTTGATCAGTCAGACCTTGGTTTTACTGAGGAACAAGCAATTGAAGAGGCCTCTCGTTGTTTAGCTTGTGAATGTAAGCTTTGTATGAAGGAATGTGTTATGATGAATGATTTTGGAAGTTGTCCAAAGGATATTGTAGAAGGGTTGACAAAAGAAGGTAGGATGGAGGCTTTATTAGCATACTCATGTAATGCATGTGACAACTGTACAATTGTATGTCCCCATGAATTACCAATGAAGGACATTTTTATTGGTTCCCGTAAAGATTTTGTTAAAGCTAACAAGGGCGAATCACCAATGAAAGGTCATAGAGCTATTAAAGTCCATCAACTACTTGGTTTTTCCAAGATATTTACTACTAAAGTTCGAGGAGGTAAGAAATAA
- a CDS encoding (Fe-S)-binding protein encodes MTIKIDKNKRYGFMPGCSLPSYSPEAVTKTTAYLDSVFPRFSAVQKCCGKPTKAVGQYDLFKERFADLQKDMDDVNIEEMIVACQSCKLTFDEASTTPTHSLWEILPLIGLPEELRGKAKGSDVVFTIHDSCSTRHMTKLHDGVRWILTELGYKYVESKCSREKTRCCGFGGMVVPANPEVAERVMKRRVETLDSEYVVVYCSACRSSILKGGSKAWHILDLVWGPVVHLNDEPPVDVLASPIKSWINRYKSKVGIAKVVK; translated from the coding sequence ATGACAATAAAAATAGACAAGAATAAACGTTATGGATTTATGCCCGGATGTAGTTTGCCATCCTATAGTCCAGAGGCAGTAACAAAGACAACAGCCTATTTAGATTCTGTATTTCCTCGATTTTCAGCAGTTCAAAAATGTTGTGGTAAGCCAACTAAAGCAGTGGGACAATATGATCTATTTAAAGAAAGGTTTGCAGATCTACAAAAAGACATGGACGATGTAAATATTGAAGAAATGATTGTAGCTTGTCAAAGCTGCAAACTAACCTTTGATGAAGCAAGCACAACACCAACCCATTCCCTATGGGAAATCCTTCCTTTGATTGGTCTTCCAGAAGAACTAAGAGGGAAGGCAAAGGGCAGTGATGTAGTATTTACCATACATGATTCCTGTTCAACTCGACATATGACTAAACTCCATGATGGTGTTCGATGGATACTAACAGAACTTGGTTATAAGTATGTGGAATCAAAGTGCTCTCGGGAAAAGACAAGGTGTTGTGGCTTTGGTGGAATGGTAGTGCCTGCAAATCCTGAAGTTGCTGAAAGAGTTATGAAACGTCGTGTAGAAACCCTAGACAGTGAATATGTAGTTGTCTACTGTTCTGCTTGTAGATCTTCTATTCTGAAAGGGGGTTCAAAGGCCTGGCATATTTTAGATCTAGTTTGGGGACCTGTAGTGCATCTTAATGATGAGCCACCAGTAGATGTGTTGGCATCACCGATTAAATCCTGGATTAACCGTTATAAATCTAAGGTTGGTATAGCTAAAGTAGTTAAATAA
- a CDS encoding TVP38/TMEM64 family protein, producing the protein MNKKLKTIIMIAVLALVFYGIYSIGLIDTLKDFDKFQALIKDAGSLGYVIYILIFVVAAVFSLPASVITISGGIVFGPVLGALLALLGATIGAVAAFLVARYIARGFIVDKFGKNAMFQKVEEGVEKNGKDFLILTRLVPVFPYNIQNYAYGVTNINLFTYAIITFITMAPGAFVYAYMAGEIAQNGITTSFFIKLLIAGIVLFGASQVPKIFAKRKGINMETINK; encoded by the coding sequence ATGAATAAGAAGTTAAAGACAATTATTATGATCGCTGTTTTAGCCCTAGTTTTTTATGGCATTTATTCAATAGGACTGATAGATACTCTAAAGGATTTTGACAAATTCCAAGCCTTAATTAAAGATGCAGGTTCTCTTGGCTATGTTATTTATATCTTAATATTTGTTGTGGCAGCGGTATTTTCTTTGCCAGCAAGTGTAATTACCATTAGCGGTGGTATTGTATTTGGTCCAGTACTTGGTGCACTTTTAGCACTATTAGGGGCAACCATCGGTGCTGTTGCAGCATTTTTAGTAGCTCGATATATTGCCAGAGGATTTATTGTAGACAAATTTGGTAAGAATGCAATGTTTCAAAAGGTAGAGGAAGGGGTTGAAAAAAATGGGAAGGATTTCTTAATTTTAACTCGACTGGTACCTGTTTTCCCCTATAATATTCAAAATTATGCCTATGGTGTTACAAATATTAACTTATTTACCTATGCTATTATTACCTTTATTACCATGGCCCCTGGTGCGTTTGTATATGCATATATGGCAGGAGAAATTGCACAAAATGGTATTACAACTTCCTTTTTTATTAAATTACTTATAGCAGGGATTGTATTATTTGGTGCTTCTCAAGTTCCAAAAATATTTGCAAAGAGAAAAGGAATTAATATGGAAACAATCAATAAATAA
- a CDS encoding C-GCAxxG-C-C family protein — MKKSSDKLIKEARYLAESYYSKGKYLCSEAILASVNEVLECGMPEEYVKMVSGFPVGMGGAGCSCGAVTGGQVALGLVYGRKKPGGSNKKIMKLSKELHDIFREKYGSTCCRVLIKDYKFASKEHIERCTKVTGDVCEIVMKLILDNQNLLSKIL; from the coding sequence ATGAAAAAAAGTAGTGATAAGCTAATCAAAGAAGCTAGATATTTAGCAGAAAGCTATTATAGTAAAGGAAAATATTTATGCTCTGAAGCTATCCTAGCCTCTGTAAATGAAGTATTAGAATGTGGTATGCCAGAAGAATATGTGAAAATGGTATCAGGTTTTCCTGTAGGAATGGGGGGAGCAGGCTGTAGTTGTGGTGCAGTGACAGGTGGCCAGGTGGCACTAGGATTGGTCTACGGAAGAAAAAAGCCTGGTGGGAGCAATAAAAAGATTATGAAACTGTCCAAAGAATTACATGATATTTTCCGTGAAAAATATGGTAGTACTTGTTGTAGGGTTCTTATTAAGGATTATAAGTTTGCTTCTAAGGAGCATATAGAAAGATGTACTAAGGTTACAGGAGATGTTTGTGAAATTGTTATGAAATTAATTCTTGACAATCAGAATTTGCTGTCAAAAATTCTTTAA